One genomic window of Saccharomyces cerevisiae S288C chromosome XII, complete sequence includes the following:
- the RRN5 gene encoding Rrn5p (Protein involved in transcription of rDNA by RNA polymerase I; transcription factor, member of UAF (upstream activation factor) family along with Rrn9p and Rrn10p): protein MEHQQLRKYVELYNKEVEEFYNGAASGRPAEFHPSKVHVKSIHEKAGTANAGVEISSVGVDWDSEEKNTFFWCLSRYSIHRVDEWRSLLPRKSAMEILGYYRLLRRASASARSRKAGDDGAPIAYEMSAEWVALETKLSETVMAITEGAAEVADEEGHCEGLIDYESWKRRWVAIYSHSRIAEIRPLPRHALPLSRSATQTLERCVSRYTRTLLWCTALAGMASRSVSARAAESRGHKSLPTVVTRRQVERALCTEARSRDLHVLPRRIVLTLRKWELDYPREGKLFRTKEMAHLFLQSQLSRRDAPPVHQDENQENQENQENQEQDNTASEGESEAERDEIDEADLFRSALHENQLLKWLSK from the coding sequence ATGGAGCACCAACAATTGCGGAAGTACGTCGAATTGTACAATAAGGAGGTCGAGGAATTCTACAATGGTGCCGCGTCAGGCCGCCCAGCTGAGTTCCATCCTTCCAAAGTACATGTAAAGAGCATCCATGAAAAGGCGGGTACCGCCAATGCTGGTGTAGAAATCTCTAGCGTTGGTGTAGACTGGGACAGCGAGGAGAAGAATACCTTTTTCTGGTGCCTTTCACGCTATAGTATCCACCGTGTAGACGAGTGGCGCTCATTGTTGCCTCGGAAGAGCGCCATGGAGATTCTAGGTTATTACAGGTTGTTAAGGAGAGCGAGTGCGAGCGCGAGATCGCGTAAGGCGGGTGACGACGGAGCGCCCATTGCGTACGAAATGAGCGCTGAGTGGGTTGCCCTGGAGACAAAACTGAGCGAGACAGTGATGGCCATCACGGAAGGCGCAGCCGAGGTTGCCGATGAGGAAGGACACTGCGAGGGCCTTATCGATTATGAAAGCTGGAAACGCAGGTGGGTGGCCATCTACTCGCACAGCCGTATCGCGGAGATAAGACCCTTGCCCCGCCACGCGCTGCCGCTATCGCGCAGCGCGACGCAGACTTTGGAGCGCTGCGTAAGTCGCTACACACGTACATTGCTGTGGTGCACGGCCCTTGCGGGTATGGCTTCCCGCAGCGTCAGCGCCAGGGCGGCCGAATCTCGAGGACACAAGTCGCTACCGACGGTGGTAACTCGCCGGCAAGTTGAGCGTGCACTATGCACAGAAGCCCGATCACGTGACCTACACGTGCTTCCAAGGCGCATTGTTTTGACACTGCGCAAATGGGAACTAGACTATCCGCGAGAGGGCAAACTGTTCCGCACCAAGGAGATGGCACATCTGTTTCTACAAAGCCAGTTGTCCAGACGGGATGCGCCCCCAGTCCATCAAGACgaaaatcaagaaaatcaagaaaatcaagaaaatcaagaacAAGATAACACTGCAAGTGAAGGTGAAAGCGAGGCAGAAAGGGATGAAATCGACGAAGCGGACTTGTTCCGATCAGCATTACATGAAAATCAGTTGCTAAAATGGTTATCCAAATGA
- the PUT1 gene encoding proline dehydrogenase (Proline oxidase; nuclear-encoded mitochondrial protein involved in utilization of proline as sole nitrogen source; PUT1 transcription is induced by Put3p in the presence of proline and the absence of a preferred nitrogen source): MIASKSSLLVTKSRIPSLCFPLIKRSYVSKTPTHSNTAANLMVETPAANANGNSVMAPPNSINFLQTLPKKELFQLGFIGIATLNSFFLNTIIKLFPYIPIPVIKFFVSSLYCGGENFKEVIECGKRLQKRGISNMMLSLTIENSEGTKSLSSTPVDQIVKETISSVHNILLPNIIGQLESKPINDIAPGYIALKPSALVDNPHEVLYNFSNPAYKAQRDQLIENCSKITKEIFELNQSLLKKYPERKAPFMVSTIDAEKYDLQENGVYELQRILFQKFNPTSSKLISCVGTWQLYLRDSGDHILHELKLAQENGYKLGLKLVRGAYIHSEKNRNQIIFGDKTGTDENYDRIITQVVNDLIINGEDSYFGHLVVASHNYQSQMLVTNLLKSTQDNSYAKSNIVLGQLLGMADNVTYDLITNHGAKNIIKYVPWGPPLETKDYLLRRLQENGDAVRSDNGWPLIKAIAKSIPKRVGL; this comes from the coding sequence ATGATAGCTTCCAAAAGCTCCTTATTAGTTACTAAATCGCGCATACCCTCTCTATGCTTTCCTTTGATAAAGAGGTCCTATGTGTCAAAGACTCCGACACACTCTAACACGGCTGCTAATCTGATGGTTGAAACTCCGGCCGCCAATGCCAACGGCAATAGTGTGATGGCACCTCCTAACTCAATCAATTTTCTACAGACACTTCCCAAGAAGGAACTATTCCAACTGGGATTCATCGGTATTGCGACCTTGAACAGCTTCTTCCTGAACACGATCATTAAGTTGTTCCCTTACATCCCCATCCCAGTAATAAAATTCTTCGTCTCTTCTTTATACTGTGGCGGTGAGAACTTTAAAGAGGTCATCGAATGCGGCAAACGTCTGCAGAAGAGAGGTATATCGAACATGATGCTTTCATtaactattgaaaattccGAAGGTACAAAGAGTTTGTCCAGTACTCCAGTAGACCAAATTGTCAAGGAAACAATCAGCTCTGTCCACAACATCCTACTGCCCAATATTATTGGCCAGCTGGAATCTAAGCCAATCAATGACATTGCTCCAGGTTATATCGCTCTAAAACCCTCTGCTTTGGTCGATAACCCTCACGAGGTTCTGTACAATTTCAGTAATCCCGCCTACAAGGCTCAAAGGGATCAGCTGATCGAGAACTGCTCTAAGATTACAAAAGAGATTTTTGAACTAAATCAATCTTTGTTAAAGAAGTACCCTGAAAGAAAGGCCCCATTTATGGTTTCCACTATTGACGCTGAGAAGTATGATTTGCAGGAGAATGGTGTTTACGAATTACAGAGAAtcttatttcaaaaattcaatcCCACTTCATCTAAACTGATATCATGTGTCGGTACTTGGCAGTTGTACCTAAGGGACTCTGGTGACCATATTTTGCACGAATTGAAGCTGGCCCAAGAAAACGGCTATAAGCTTGGGCTGAAACTGGTTCGTGGTGCTTATATTCATTCTGAAAAAAACCGTAACCAAATTATCTTTGGCGATAAAACGGGCACTGACGAAAATTACGATCGTATCATCACTCAAGTTGTCAATGATTTAATCATCAATGGCGAGGATTCTTATTTTGGTCACTTGGTTGTCGCCTCTCATAATTACCAATCCCAAATGCTCGTTACTAATTTGCTAAAATCTACCCAAGACAACTCTTATGCCAAATCGAACATTGTGTTGGGGCAATTACTAGGTATGGCAGATAATGTTACCTATGACCTAATTACCAACCATGGCGCTAAAAACATAATCAAGTATGTCCCATGGGGCCCACCATTGGAAACTAAAGATTATCTTTTGAGAAGATTGCAAGAAAACGGGGATGCTGTGAGATCTGATAATGGCTGGCCATTAATCAAGGCCATAGCAAAGTCGATTCCAAAAAGAGTAGGCCTATGA
- the DPH6 gene encoding diphthine--ammonia ligase (Diphthamide synthetase; catalyzes the last amidation step of diphthamide biosynthesis using ammonium and ATP; evolutionarily conserved in eukaryotes; dph6 mutants exhibit diphthine accumulation and resistance to sordarin, which is indicative of defects in diphthamide formation on EF2; green fluorescent protein (GFP)-tagged protein localizes to the cytoplasm; DPH6/YLR143W is not an essential gene), with protein MKFIALISGGKDSFYNIFHCLKNNHELIALGNIYPKESEEQELDSFMFQTVGHDLIDYYSKCIGVPLFRRSILRNTSNNVELNYTATQDDEIEELFELLRTVKDKIPDLEAVSVGAILSSYQRTRVENVCSRLGLVVLSYLWQRDQAELMGEMCLMSKDVNNVENDTNSGNKFDARIIKVAAIGLNEKHLGMSLPMMQPVLQKLNQLYQVHICGEGGEFETMVLDAPFFQHGYLELIDIVKCSDGEVHNARLKVKFQPRNLSKSFLLNQLDQLPVPSIFGNNWQDLTQNLPKQQAKTGEQRFENHMSNALPQTTINKTNDKLYISNLQSRKSETVEKQSEDIFTELADILHSNQIPRNHILSASLLIRDMSNFGKINKIYNEFLDLSKYGPLPPSRACVGSKCLPEDCHVQLSVVVDVKNTGKEKINKNKGGLHVQGRSYWAPCNIGPYSQSTWLNDDANQVSFISGQIGLVPQSMEILGTPLTDQIVLALQHFDTLCETIGAQEKLLMTCYISDESVLDSVIKTWAFYCSNMNHRSDLWMDKSDDVEKCLVLVKISELPRGAVAEFGGVTCKRLIVDDNDSDKKEREENDDVSTVFQKLNLNIEGFHNTTVSAFGYNRNFITGFVDSREELELILEKTPKSAQITLYYNPKEIITFHHHIGYYPVEKLFDYRGKEHRFGLHIRS; from the coding sequence ATGAAGTTTATAGCATTAATATCAGGTGGGAAGGACTCGTTCtacaatatttttcactGCCTGAAGAACAACCATGAATTGATTGCCCTGGGAAATATATACCCAAAAGAATCAGAAGAGCAAGAATTAGACTCTTTCATGTTCCAAACAGTAGGACATGACTTAATAGACTATTATTCTAAATGTATTGGTGTTCCACTATTTAGACGCTCAATATTACGGAACACTTCTAACAACGTCGAGTTGAATTATACTGCTACTCaggatgatgaaattgaagaacTATTTGAACTTCTAAGAACTGTCAAAGATAAAATTCCAGATTTAGAAGCTGTTAGTGTAGGTGCCATCTTATCGTCTTACCAGAGGACCAGAGTGGAAAATGTTTGTTCCAGATTGGGTCTAGTAGTGCTAAGCTATTTATGGCAAAGGGATCAAGCCGAACTAATGGGTGAAATGTGCCTTATGTCCAAGGATGTTAACAATGTTGAAAACGATACTAATTCAGGAAATAAATTTGACGCCAGGATAATCAAGGTGGCAGCAATTGGATTGAACGAGAAACATTTAGGAATGTCCTTGCCTATGATGCAACCGGTGTTACAGAAACTTAACCAACTTTATCAAGTTCATATCTGTGGAGAGGGTGGGGAGTTTGAGACAATGGTCTTGGATGCCCCTTTTTTCCAACATGGATACTTGGAATTAATTGATATTGTCAAATGTAGCGATGGTGAAGTTCACAATGCAAGGTTAAAGGTAAAATTTCAACCGCGTAATTTGAGCAAAAGTTTTTTACTCAACCAATTAGATCAATTACCTGTACCTTCGATTTTTGGTAATAATTGGCAAGATTTAACCCAAAATTTGCCAAAGCAACAAGCTAAAACAGGAGAAcaaagatttgaaaatcaCATGTCGAATGCTCTACCACAAACGACAATCAATAAAACCAATGATAAGTTGTACATCTCTAACCTACAATCACGTAAAAGTGAGACGGTCGAGAAGCAAAGTGAAGATATTTTTACTGAGCTAGCCGACATTCTGCATTCCAACCAGATTCCACGGAATCATATTTTATCTGCGTCATTATTAATTAGAGATATGTCTAATTTCGGaaaaatcaacaaaatatACAATGAATTTTTAGATTTGTCAAAATACGGACCTTTGCCACCATCAAGAGCATGCGTAGGTTCGAAGTGCTTGCCAGAAGATTGTCACGTACAGTTATcagttgttgttgatgtaaaaaatacaggcaaagaaaaaatcaacaagAATAAGGGCGGACTACATGTTCAAGGCCGTTCATATTGGGCTCCATGTAATATCGGACCATATTCCCAAAGTACTTGGTTAAACGATGATGCAAACCAAGTCAGTTTTATCAGTGGGCAAATCGGACTAGTACCGCAGTCAATGGAAATATTAGGAACACCTCTCACTGACCAAATAGTTTTGGCATTACAACATTTTGATACTTTGTGTGAAACAATAGGAGCTCAAGAAAAGTTACTCATGACATGCTATATTTCAGACGAATCGGTTCTCGACTCTGTCATCAAAACATGGGCGTTTTATTGTTCAAATATGAATCATAGATCAGATCTATGGATGGACAAATCTGatgatgttgaaaaatgcCTAGTTCTTGTAAAGATTTCTGAATTACCTAGAGGCGCTGTTGCAGAATTTGGTGGTGTTACTTGTAAGAGATTAATAGTGGACGATAATGATTCCgacaagaaagaaaggGAAGAGAATGATGATGTTTCAACCGTATTCCAGAAATTGAATTTGAATATTGAAGGTTTTCATAACACTACAGTTAGTGCGTTTGGATATAATAGAAACTTTATTACGGGATTTGTAGATAGTAGAGAGGAGTTAGAACTTATCTTGGAAAAAACCCCAAAATCAGCCCAGATTACCCTCTATTATAATCCCAAAGAAATCATCACTTTCCACCATCACATTGGATACTATCCGGTGGAGAAACTTTTTGATTACCGTGGTAAAGAACACCGCTTTGGGTTGCATATTCGTTCCTAA
- the ACF2 gene encoding endo-1,3(4)-beta-glucanase (Intracellular beta-1,3-endoglucanase; expression is induced during sporulation; may have a role in cortical actin cytoskeleton assembly; protein abundance increases in response to DNA replication stress): MCYSRQAIPPPVPNRPGGTTNRGPPPLPPRANVQPPVCSSENSSKPRENRVAGESLRTPSSSNPLADSQVNSDNIFQSPVLSNLKAPPSVFNKVQHPVPKPNIDDQSVDPLETNKFYTNMLLDDNTQPIWTHPYSIWFSRDPELFGLAANHTLASQRVFDTTTNPPRFYFNPTNIKSFVFKAREFVSSNDIKLEFRDMKHMSMCLLMSLSSSQFIEFPLVQGMGFVTAIYHDLGFELRSAVGFRSLERISVNERYGKYNIQLENNRNWILYLTSPDYSFPQDFQISLLDSNTIISSHKINGLICQLSADSVPSIDMAAGCYPVYCDLSGQTVDEHFTNYRFNYTVAGYSQSGTTLMYALPHHKAAFTPEMQEREIASSLDSTVKGLMTGYLTNSFDMQVQVPQELGFEPVALSLNKKADYSQEKLSKIREAAVQEVQLSDPQQESNIDSMYFSGKILAKYAWILYVTHYILHDENLTKELLSKLTIAMERFISNQQVLPLNYDVSWKGIISSGSSSQDFGNSYYNDHHFHYSYHVITAAIISLVDSDLSGVTNNSWLENNRDWVECLIRDYSGVDNDDPYFPQFRSFDWFNGHSWAKGLFPSGDGKDEESTSEDVNSCYAIKLWGLVTGNSKLTDIANLQLGIMRNVFQSYFLYESNNTVQPKEFIGNKVSGILFENKIDHATYFGMEPQYIHMIHAIPITSASSWVRTPNFVKEEWEEKMQPIIDQVNDGWKGIIMLNMALLDPKFSYDFFSQPDFNRNFLDNGQSLTWSLAYSGAFS; this comes from the coding sequence ATGTGTTACAGTAGGCAAGCCATTCCTCCACCTGTTCCTAATAGACCTGGCGGTACTACCAATAGAGGACCTCCTCCCTTACCACCTCGCGCAAATGTTCAGCCACCAGTTTGTTCTTCTGAGAACTCCAGTAAACCTCGAGAAAATAGGGTGGCAGGTGAATCACTGCGCACACCAAGCAGTTCTAACCCTTTAGCTGACAGCCAGGTGAATAGTgacaatatttttcaatcaCCTGTCCTTTCTAACTTAAAAGCTCCTCCTTCCGTCTTCAACAAAGTTCAACACCCGGTACCAAAGCCGAATATTGATGATCAATCTGTTGATCCATTGGAGACAAACAAGTTCTACACAAACATGTTATTAGACGATAATACACAACCTATATGGACACATCCTTATTCAATTTGGTTTTCTCGTGATCCAGAATTGTTTGGTTTGGCCGCCAATCATACTTTAGCGTCTCAAAGGGTTTTTGATACAACTACAAATCCTCCCAGATTCTACTTCAATCCCACAAATATAAAATCATTTGTATTCAAGGCCAGGGAATTTGTCTCTTCAAATGATATCAAGCTTGAATTCCGGGATATGAAACATATGTCCATGTGCTTACTAATGTCTTTGAGTAGTTCCCAGTTTATAGAATTCCCGCTGGTTCAGGGGATGGGCTTTGTCACGGCTATTTACCACGATTTGGGTTTTGAATTAAGAAGCGCCGTTGGTTTCAGGAGCTTAGAGCGCATAAGCGTGAATGAAAGATATGGTAAATATAATATACAACTTGAGAATAATAGGAATTGGATACTTTATTTGACCTCACCTGATTACTCTTTTCCACaagattttcaaatttcattACTCGACAGCAATACAATAATATCATCTCATAAAATCAATGGTCTTATCTGTCAATTATCTGCAGACTCCGTCCCCAGTATTGACATGGCAGCGGGCTGTTATCCAGTATACTGTGACCTATCAGGGCAAACTGTTGATGAACATTTCACAAATTACAGATTTAACTATACGGTTGCAGGCTACTCGCAGTCTGGAACTACTCTAATGTATGCTTTACCACATCATAAAGCGGCATTCACACCAGAAATGCAGGAACGTGAAATTGCCTCAAGCCTGGATTCCACAGTTAAAGGCTTAATGACTGGTTATCTCACAAACAGTTTTGATATGCAGGTTCAAGTACCTCAAGAATTGGGCTTTGAACCTGTCGCGTTATCTTTGAATAAGAAGGCAGATTACAGTCAAGAAAAGCTATCTAAAATTCGGGAAGCTGCTGTTCAAGAAGTTCAATTGAGTGACCCTCAACAAGAATCAAACATAGATTCTATGTATTTCTCTGGTAAGATACTTGCAAAGTATGCGTGGATTCTTTATGTGACACATTACATCCTTcatgatgaaaatttaacaaaagaattattATCTAAACTGACTATTGCAATGGAGAGATTCATCAGCAATCAGCAAGTCTTACCTTTAAATTACGACGTTAGTTGGAAAGGCATAATTTCATCAGGCTCTTCTAGCCAAGACTTTGGTAACTCTTATTATAATgatcatcattttcattactcTTATCATGTCATAACGGCTGCCATTATCTCTTTAGTCGATTCTGATTTAAGTGGAGTTACTAACAACTCCTGGTTAGAAAATAATAGAGATTGGGTTGAGTGCTTAATTAGAGATTACTCTGGTGTTGACAACGATGATCCGTACTTCCCTCAATTTAGGTCATTTGATTGGTTTAATGGCCATTCATGGGCCAAAGGACTATTTCCAAGTGGTGACGGTAAAGATGAAGAATCTACTTCAGAAGATGTCAATTCTTGCTATGCGATAAAATTGTGGGGGTTGGTAACTGGAAATTCTAAGTTAACTGACATAGCGAACTTACAACTCGGCATCATGAGAAATGTTTTCCAGAGCTACTTCCTATACGAAAGCAATAATACTGTCCAACCGAAAGAATTTATTGGTAATAAAGTTAGTGGTATTTTAttcgaaaataaaattgatcACGCCACGTATTTTGGCATGGAGCCTCAATACATTCATATGATTCACGCCATTCCTATAACATCAGCATCTTCATGGGTCAGAACACCAAATTTTGTCAAAGAGGAGtgggaagaaaaaatgcagCCGATAATTGATCAAGTGAATGACGGTTGGAAAGGAATAATCATGTTAAATATGGCTCTGCTTGATCCAAAATTTTCGTACGACTTTTTCAGCCAACCTGATTTCAACAGAAATTTCCTAGACAATGGGCAAAGCTTAACTTGGTCTTTAGCTTATTCAGGTGCTTTTTCTTAG